A genomic region of Brevibacillus sp. JNUCC-41 contains the following coding sequences:
- a CDS encoding acyl-CoA thioesterase, translated as MEKNVAHPTQQSRTFLTDLVFPPDTNHHNTIFGGKVMAYVDKIACISAMRHCRKPVVTASSDSFDFLAPIKTGDAINLEAYVTCAHRTSMEVFVKVERENLLTGEKQLTARAFLTMLAIDEDGKPTKVPQVIPETEEEKQQYDEAQARYIERKKKRN; from the coding sequence ATGGAAAAGAATGTTGCCCATCCAACACAGCAGTCACGGACTTTTTTAACCGACCTTGTTTTTCCACCGGATACAAATCATCACAATACCATCTTTGGCGGAAAAGTAATGGCCTATGTTGATAAAATAGCCTGCATTTCAGCTATGCGCCATTGTCGAAAACCCGTTGTGACTGCTTCAAGCGACTCTTTTGATTTTTTGGCCCCCATCAAGACAGGGGATGCGATCAATCTTGAAGCTTATGTCACCTGTGCTCATCGCACATCAATGGAGGTATTCGTGAAAGTGGAGCGTGAGAACCTATTAACAGGTGAAAAACAGCTTACGGCACGCGCTTTTTTAACGATGCTGGCCATTGATGAAGACGGTAAGCCGACAAAAGTACCTCAGGTCATTCCGGAAACGGAAGAGGAAAAGCAGCAATATGATGAAGCACAAGCAAGATATATTGAAAGAAAGAAAAAAAGGAACTAA
- a CDS encoding ABC transporter permease produces MGKYVAMIRMRFLMMLAYRTDYYTGILIYSINIGAYYFLWNAIYGEKSSIEGLSSMQMTTYVAVAWMARAFYFNNIDREIATEIKDGKVAIEMIRPYNYLGMKTMQGLGEGIFRFFFFSIPGMLLVAFIFPIELPHEPATWGMFGISLLFSFIINTQINLLTGITTFFLYNNAGLIRAKRVIIDLFSGLLLPISFYPIWAQEVMKYLPFQGISYVPSMIFTNGYSSGEIGMALLQQLIWCIILIIPIQLLWIVAKKQLIIQGG; encoded by the coding sequence ATGGGGAAGTATGTTGCCATGATCCGCATGCGTTTTTTGATGATGCTTGCGTATCGAACGGATTATTATACCGGCATTTTAATTTATAGCATTAATATCGGTGCTTATTATTTCTTATGGAATGCCATATATGGAGAAAAAAGCTCAATTGAAGGACTTTCAAGCATGCAGATGACAACCTATGTCGCGGTTGCATGGATGGCGCGCGCATTTTATTTCAATAATATTGACCGCGAAATCGCCACTGAAATTAAAGACGGCAAGGTTGCCATTGAGATGATCCGGCCTTATAACTATTTAGGTATGAAAACGATGCAAGGACTTGGGGAAGGGATATTCCGTTTCTTCTTCTTCTCGATTCCGGGGATGCTTCTGGTAGCATTCATTTTTCCTATCGAATTGCCGCACGAGCCGGCTACGTGGGGGATGTTCGGCATTTCCTTGCTGTTCAGCTTCATCATCAATACACAAATTAACTTACTGACGGGAATCACTACCTTTTTCTTATATAATAATGCCGGATTAATCCGCGCTAAAAGGGTTATCATTGATTTATTTTCCGGTCTGCTGCTGCCCATCAGTTTCTATCCTATATGGGCGCAGGAAGTGATGAAATATTTACCCTTTCAAGGGATCAGCTATGTACCAAGCATGATTTTTACGAACGGGTACAGTTCAGGCGAAATTGGCATGGCACTTTTACAGCAGTTAATTTGGTGCATCATTCTCATAATACCGATTCAGCTTTTATGGATAGTCGCAAAAAAACAGCTGATTATTCAAGGAGGTTGA
- a CDS encoding ABC transporter permease: MFYVSMFFQYVSQYMKTRLQYRADFFMEILSDLLNQVVNLVFILVVFGHTQFLSGWSREEIIFIYGFFLIPFALFSAFFNIWDFNDRYIVKGEMDRILTRPIHSLFQVILERIELEALFGVVTGLIIIFYSGISLDLQLAWYDPILFIIFAIGGALAYAAIFVAIASIGFWSDAKTSIMPMMYNIGNYGRYPVDIYNKVIRFVLTWALPFAFVGVYPASYFLRKEEWYAYAFATPVIGVAFFVISVFIWNQGVKRYRGAGN; this comes from the coding sequence ATGTTTTATGTATCGATGTTTTTTCAATATGTGAGTCAATATATGAAAACAAGACTGCAATATCGAGCCGATTTCTTCATGGAAATCCTATCTGACCTGCTGAATCAGGTCGTGAATCTGGTATTTATCTTAGTCGTTTTTGGACATACACAATTTTTAAGCGGCTGGAGCCGAGAAGAAATCATATTCATTTATGGATTTTTCCTTATCCCATTCGCCCTTTTTTCAGCCTTTTTCAACATCTGGGATTTTAATGACCGCTATATCGTCAAAGGTGAAATGGACCGGATATTAACAAGGCCGATACATAGCCTATTTCAAGTCATTTTAGAAAGAATCGAGCTTGAAGCGTTATTTGGTGTTGTGACCGGTTTGATCATTATATTCTATTCGGGGATTTCATTGGATTTGCAGCTAGCGTGGTATGACCCGATCCTTTTCATCATTTTTGCTATAGGCGGGGCCCTTGCTTATGCAGCCATATTCGTTGCGATAGCAAGCATTGGTTTCTGGTCGGATGCGAAAACCTCCATCATGCCAATGATGTACAATATCGGGAACTATGGGCGCTATCCTGTAGATATTTATAATAAGGTCATTCGTTTTGTCCTTACGTGGGCGCTGCCATTCGCGTTTGTTGGTGTCTATCCGGCATCTTATTTCCTAAGAAAAGAAGAGTGGTATGCATATGCATTTGCCACACCTGTAATCGGGGTTGCCTTTTTCGTGATATCCGTTTTCATATGGAATCAGGGAGTGAAGAGGTACCGCGGGGCAGGGAACTAA